In the Verrucomicrobiales bacterium genome, one interval contains:
- the mutY gene encoding A/G-specific adenine glycosylase, whose product MKRAPRSTPSAGNGSELLRLTPSAARTAVDSLLRWFRDQGRDLPWRRTLDPYAIWISEIMLQQTQVKTVIPYWERWMQRFPGIAALARAETDAVLKAWEGLGYYSRARNLQAAAQILTRDFAAQFPTQHEQVISLPGIGPYTAGAICSFAFNQPTPILDGNIERVLTRIGAVSGNPRETGLKRQLWLSAARWVELAAGRPPMFRPGLAGNCSAINQSLMELGATLCTPKTPRCPECPVARHCLALREGTPERYPELPKRVVATPRRFHAFVWQNQGAVWVVQRPKGVVNGGLWEFPNVEVTGELAGLPAEYARGLWAIAGQEPVLLKVIRHSITRYRIELHAHHATIDLATRQRISEWTDSTAVPTTRRHHPTMLPTPWTKAEWVKPEQASAKAYTAAHRRILEAWLEKCGQGR is encoded by the coding sequence GTGAAACGAGCCCCACGCTCAACGCCTTCCGCAGGCAATGGATCCGAACTTCTCCGGCTGACGCCTTCGGCAGCGAGAACGGCGGTGGATTCGCTGCTCCGCTGGTTTCGAGATCAGGGGCGTGATTTACCCTGGCGGCGAACGCTTGATCCTTATGCCATTTGGATCTCGGAGATCATGCTGCAGCAGACCCAGGTCAAAACAGTCATCCCCTACTGGGAGCGCTGGATGCAACGATTTCCCGGCATCGCCGCCCTCGCACGCGCCGAGACCGATGCCGTGCTCAAAGCCTGGGAGGGACTGGGCTATTACTCGCGCGCCCGGAATCTCCAGGCAGCGGCTCAGATTCTCACGCGCGATTTCGCAGCCCAATTCCCCACGCAGCACGAACAAGTGATCAGCTTGCCAGGCATCGGACCGTATACTGCTGGCGCCATCTGCAGCTTCGCCTTCAACCAGCCCACCCCGATTCTGGATGGCAACATCGAGCGGGTCCTGACTCGGATAGGCGCTGTGTCGGGCAATCCGCGAGAAACGGGTCTGAAGCGACAGCTCTGGCTCTCGGCGGCGCGTTGGGTGGAGCTGGCGGCAGGCCGTCCGCCAATGTTTCGACCCGGCCTAGCGGGCAATTGCTCCGCGATCAACCAATCGCTGATGGAATTGGGGGCGACCCTGTGCACACCCAAGACACCCCGCTGCCCGGAATGTCCGGTCGCCCGGCATTGCCTCGCCCTCCGCGAGGGAACCCCGGAACGATATCCGGAATTGCCTAAGCGGGTTGTGGCAACCCCACGACGCTTCCATGCCTTTGTCTGGCAAAACCAGGGAGCCGTTTGGGTGGTCCAACGCCCCAAAGGAGTCGTCAACGGCGGCCTGTGGGAGTTTCCTAACGTCGAAGTAACGGGTGAGCTAGCGGGATTGCCGGCCGAGTATGCGCGAGGATTGTGGGCGATCGCCGGCCAGGAGCCGGTGTTGCTGAAAGTGATCCGCCACTCGATCACCCGCTATCGCATCGAGCTGCACGCGCATCACGCAACCATTGATCTCGCCACACGACAGCGAATCAGTGAGTGGACGGACTCCACTGCGGTGCCGACAACGAGGCGGCACCACCCAACCATGCTCCCCACTCCCTGGACGAAGGCAGAATGGGTCAAACCCGAGCAAGCCTCGGCCAAGGCGTATACGGCGGCACACCGCAGAATCCTAGAGGCCTGGCTGGAGAAGTGTGGCCAGGGACGGTGA
- a CDS encoding KpsF/GutQ family sugar-phosphate isomerase: MNPLSRAREIFDLEISGLKAVRRRLDSSFGQAAELIVQTLAQSRKLVVVGVGKSGNIGRKIAATLTSTGTTSVLLDPVDALHGDLGIISDGDLILLLSYSGTTQELVDLLPAIKRFPVKILTMTGSPRSLLALHSDLVLNVRVPREACPFNLAPTTSTTAMLVMGDALAMTVLEMRGFKPQDFARHHPSGAIGRALLLRVKDIMRGESRNPVATPTQTVKEALLIMTRSKAGCVSVVNASGRLIGVFTDGDFRRHIASDEGVMKRPLKEVMTRRPIHISAEALAMEALRIFNERNIDDLIVVDAQQRPVGLVDSQDLPKLKMM; this comes from the coding sequence ATGAATCCGCTATCTCGAGCACGAGAGATCTTCGATCTGGAAATCTCTGGACTCAAAGCTGTTCGCCGCCGGCTGGACAGCTCGTTCGGCCAGGCTGCCGAACTCATTGTGCAGACCTTGGCCCAGAGCCGCAAACTGGTGGTTGTGGGCGTCGGCAAGTCTGGCAACATTGGCCGGAAGATCGCCGCCACCCTGACCAGCACGGGCACGACCAGCGTGCTTTTGGATCCAGTGGATGCCTTGCACGGCGACCTCGGGATCATTAGCGATGGCGACCTGATCCTGCTCTTGAGCTATTCCGGCACCACCCAGGAGCTGGTCGACCTGCTGCCGGCCATTAAGAGGTTCCCGGTCAAAATCTTGACAATGACGGGCTCACCCCGCTCGCTCCTGGCCCTTCATAGCGATCTGGTTCTGAACGTGCGTGTTCCCCGGGAAGCCTGCCCCTTTAACCTGGCCCCAACCACCAGCACCACCGCCATGCTGGTGATGGGTGACGCGCTGGCCATGACGGTGTTGGAGATGCGCGGCTTTAAACCCCAGGACTTCGCCCGGCATCATCCGTCCGGCGCCATTGGGCGGGCGCTTCTCCTGCGGGTGAAGGACATCATGCGCGGTGAATCCCGCAACCCGGTGGCGACCCCGACTCAAACGGTGAAAGAGGCACTTCTGATCATGACCCGATCCAAAGCGGGTTGCGTGAGCGTGGTGAACGCTTCCGGACGTCTGATCGGCGTGTTCACGGACGGTGACTTCCGACGTCACATCGCCAGCGACGAGGGCGTGATGAAACGTCCCCTGAAGGAGGTCATGACCCGTCGGCCAATCCATATCTCAGCTGAGGCGCTCGCGATGGAAGCGCTTCGTATCTTTAATGAGCGGAACATCGACGATTTGATCGTCGTTGATGCCCAGCAACGGCCGGTAGGTTTGGTCGATTCCCAGGATCTGCCTAAGCTCAAGATGATGTGA